In a genomic window of Neisseria flavescens:
- the odhB gene encoding 2-oxoglutarate dehydrogenase complex dihydrolipoyllysine-residue succinyltransferase, whose protein sequence is MIIDVKVPMLSESVSEGTLLEWKKKVGEAVARDEILIDIETDKVVLEVPSPQAGVLVEIVAQDGETVVADQVLARIDTAATAAAEAPAAAPAEATPAAAAPDAAQNNAAMPAAAKLAAETGVDVNALQGSGRDGRVLKEDVQNAAAKPAAAAAPAVALPAGARPEERVPMSRLRARVAERLLASQQENAILTTFNEVNMKPIMDLRAKYKEKFEKEHGVKLGFMSFFVKAAVAALKKYPVVNASVDGKDIVYHGYFDIGIAIGSPRGLVVPILRDADQMSIADIEQAIVDYAKKAKDGKIAIEDLTGGTFSITNGGTFGSMMSTPIINPPQSAILGMHATKERAVVENGQVVVRPMMYLALSYDHRIIDGREAVLTLVAIKDALEDPARLLLDL, encoded by the coding sequence ATGATTATTGATGTAAAAGTACCTATGCTGTCTGAAAGCGTATCTGAAGGCACGCTCTTGGAATGGAAGAAAAAAGTTGGCGAAGCAGTTGCCCGTGACGAAATCCTGATCGATATCGAAACGGACAAAGTGGTTTTGGAAGTACCTTCTCCACAAGCCGGCGTATTGGTTGAAATCGTAGCGCAAGACGGTGAAACCGTTGTTGCCGACCAAGTTTTAGCACGCATCGATACCGCTGCTACTGCCGCTGCTGAAGCCCCAGCCGCCGCGCCTGCCGAAGCTACCCCAGCCGCCGCCGCTCCTGATGCTGCACAAAACAACGCCGCTATGCCTGCTGCCGCCAAACTGGCTGCCGAGACCGGTGTTGACGTGAACGCATTGCAAGGTTCCGGCCGTGACGGTCGCGTATTGAAAGAAGACGTACAAAATGCCGCTGCCAAACCTGCCGCAGCCGCTGCTCCTGCCGTTGCACTGCCTGCCGGCGCACGTCCTGAAGAACGCGTACCGATGAGCCGCCTGCGTGCCCGTGTTGCAGAACGTCTCCTGGCTTCTCAACAAGAAAACGCCATTTTGACTACATTCAACGAAGTCAACATGAAACCGATCATGGACTTGCGTGCGAAGTACAAAGAAAAATTCGAGAAAGAACACGGCGTAAAACTGGGCTTTATGTCCTTCTTCGTTAAAGCCGCTGTTGCCGCCCTGAAAAAATATCCGGTTGTGAATGCTTCTGTTGACGGCAAAGACATCGTGTACCACGGCTACTTCGACATCGGTATCGCAATTGGCAGCCCACGCGGTTTGGTTGTGCCAATTCTGCGTGATGCCGACCAAATGAGCATTGCCGACATCGAACAAGCAATTGTTGATTACGCGAAAAAAGCCAAAGACGGCAAAATCGCTATCGAAGATCTGACCGGCGGTACATTCAGTATTACCAACGGCGGTACTTTCGGTTCTATGATGTCTACCCCGATCATCAACCCACCTCAATCTGCGATTTTGGGTATGCACGCCACTAAAGAGCGCGCTGTGGTTGAAAACGGTCAAGTTGTTGTCCGTCCAATGATGTATCTGGCTCTGTCTTACGACCACCGTATCATTGACGGTCGCGAAGCTGTATTGACCTTGGTAGCCATTAAAGACGCGTTGGAAGACCCAGCCCGCCTGTTGTTGGATCTGTAA
- the lpdA gene encoding dihydrolipoyl dehydrogenase → MSQYDVVVIGAGPGGYVAAIRAAQLGFKTACVDAGVNKAGNAPALGGTCLNVGCIPSKALLQSSEHFHAAQHDFAEHGITVGDVKFDAAKMIERKDAIVTKLTGGVKFLFQKNKVTSLFGTASFAGKNGDAYQIEVDNKGEKTVIEAKHVIVATGSVPRPLPQVTIDNVNVLDNEGALNLIEVPAKLGVIGSGVIGLEMGSVWNRVGAEVTILEAAPTFLAAADQQIAKEAFKYFTKEQGLSIELGVKIGDIKSEGKGVSVAYETAAGEAKTEVFDKLIVAIGRIPNTKGLNAEAVGLEKDERGFIKVDGECRTNLPNVWAIGDVVRGPMLAHKASDEGVAVAERIAGQKPHIDFNNVPFVIYTDPEIAWVGKTEEQLKAEGVEYKKGTSGFGANGRALAMGKAKGTVKVLADAKTDRILGVHMIGPVVSELVTEGVTALEFFASSEDIARIIHAHPTLSEVVHEAALAADKRALHG, encoded by the coding sequence ATGTCTCAATATGATGTAGTAGTGATTGGTGCAGGCCCGGGCGGATACGTTGCCGCTATCCGTGCCGCGCAACTGGGTTTCAAAACTGCCTGTGTCGATGCAGGCGTTAACAAAGCAGGCAATGCCCCTGCATTGGGCGGTACTTGCTTGAACGTAGGCTGTATTCCTTCCAAAGCCCTGTTGCAATCCAGCGAACATTTCCACGCCGCGCAACACGATTTTGCCGAACACGGTATCACTGTCGGCGACGTAAAATTCGACGCGGCCAAAATGATTGAGCGCAAAGATGCCATCGTGACCAAACTGACCGGCGGCGTGAAATTCCTGTTTCAAAAAAATAAAGTAACCAGCCTGTTCGGTACGGCTTCCTTTGCCGGTAAAAATGGCGATGCTTATCAAATCGAAGTCGATAACAAAGGCGAGAAAACCGTTATCGAAGCCAAACACGTCATCGTAGCCACCGGTTCCGTACCGCGTCCGCTGCCACAAGTCACTATCGACAATGTGAACGTATTGGACAACGAAGGCGCATTGAACCTGATCGAAGTACCTGCCAAACTCGGCGTGATCGGTTCCGGCGTGATTGGTTTGGAAATGGGTTCCGTATGGAACCGCGTGGGTGCAGAAGTTACCATTCTTGAAGCTGCGCCGACCTTCTTGGCTGCCGCCGACCAACAAATCGCCAAAGAAGCCTTCAAATACTTTACCAAAGAGCAAGGCTTGAGCATTGAATTGGGTGTGAAAATCGGCGACATCAAATCTGAAGGCAAAGGCGTTTCTGTTGCTTACGAAACTGCTGCCGGCGAAGCCAAAACCGAAGTATTCGACAAACTGATTGTTGCCATCGGCCGTATTCCAAACACCAAAGGCCTGAACGCCGAAGCCGTAGGCTTGGAAAAAGACGAGCGCGGCTTTATCAAAGTAGATGGCGAATGCCGTACCAACCTGCCTAATGTATGGGCAATCGGTGACGTGGTTCGCGGCCCGATGTTGGCACACAAAGCCAGCGACGAAGGTGTTGCCGTTGCCGAGCGCATTGCCGGTCAAAAACCGCATATCGACTTCAACAACGTACCGTTTGTGATTTACACCGACCCTGAAATCGCTTGGGTGGGTAAAACCGAAGAGCAGCTCAAAGCCGAAGGCGTGGAGTACAAAAAAGGTACTTCAGGTTTCGGTGCGAATGGTCGCGCATTGGCCATGGGCAAAGCCAAAGGTACGGTTAAAGTATTGGCAGATGCCAAAACCGACCGTATCTTGGGCGTACACATGATTGGCCCGGTTGTCAGCGAATTGGTTACCGAAGGCGTGACTGCGCTCGAATTCTTCGCCAGCAGCGAAGACATCGCCCGCATTATCCATGCCCACCCAACCTTGTCCGAAGTGGTTCACGAAGCTGCATTGGCGGCCGACAAACGCGCTTTGCACGGTTGA